A portion of the Clostridium gelidum genome contains these proteins:
- a CDS encoding helicase-related protein, protein MKDELRNIRDNIYYSVREEILGPGSEQTGLPIEEEIITDKPSKRYSTGILFTKKEQENINVDEGSSSDKDAENENNQEGKDEELVVNPKSECLEETIDEDFSENINNSHIIKKSSMGMTFFCDKNIEKLLIYVNGARYREVKTSECMIAYSGDLLPLKEAEVGSYVSYEEGFLKLKNRFDTKVINKFDENGYFVDRENLKDAFYKLAKQGNTYNKAYKRVPINFTNPIEVSFDRGNYGFFEIKEEQLEVFVLKREYYKKYSITVMLVNKNSSKNSDENYIFQPEIIVNSEDNNFRFLSSNISENNEDKLLKLLYRNKQSYGSGHGVSIDFSKIDTKTGIGKIKTDYMPIYEVPSTDFNMKEIKSIQDLVLPMLNLSTLSDFNKDKIMDLLNGFIKSYKEWIDKKGTEIENKSFDNMFKEVAGENIKNCKISYDRMKEGLNLLINNANAYKSFQLANTAMLIQRIQSYHPNDLEKCNSIDMYKKYDIKEAKWRGFQLAFLLMTIPSLVDDKNEYRDVVDLIWIPTGGGKTEAYLGVSAFTIFYRKITKGKSAGGTTIIMRYTLRLLAAQQFERASILICACEYLREKDEELLGDEPISIGLWIGSSQTPNTLKDARYEKTELSKNQYAENKFQLRECPWCKTKFTISSYNVSTRGNKTFEFDCQNHNCHFKVKGRLPIQIIDESLYKKPPTLLFSTVDKFAMLAWKGEIASFFGLASDNASPELIIQDELHLISGPLGTLVGLFETAIDYLCSQNGIKPKIIASTATICEADEQIKNVYKRAVKQFPSPGLEIEDSFFTRESNLEDNFGRLYVGLTGIGQTQITTEIRTFASILQKIEMMNMSDEEKDKYWTLVSYFNSIRELGKASTIIYDDVKDYMIRMARRIKDSRITRKISSARELTSRISSSEIVKTLKDLETHYPSKEAINILLATNMISVGVDVPRLNIMAIIGQPKLTSEYIQASSRVGRSDPGIVFTLYDGRKSRDDSHYEIFQAYHQAFYKYVEPTSITPYSEAAIDRMLHSMFISMIRHSTSLNSDDFAMNFEIEDNDVEKIKNYIINRAEEIEPTSVEYIKDKLNKIIENWIDKSQNKEYPLKYVKGENPLISAFYDKSAKHPGIETMTSMRNVDGEAGIRILEKRGDESNE, encoded by the coding sequence ATGAAGGATGAATTGAGAAATATTAGAGACAATATATATTATTCTGTTAGGGAAGAAATACTTGGTCCAGGATCTGAACAAACAGGATTACCAATTGAAGAGGAAATCATAACTGATAAGCCAAGCAAAAGATATTCAACAGGGATATTATTTACAAAAAAAGAACAAGAAAATATTAATGTTGATGAAGGTAGTAGTTCAGATAAAGATGCTGAAAATGAAAATAATCAAGAAGGAAAAGATGAAGAGCTTGTTGTAAATCCAAAATCAGAATGTTTAGAAGAAACAATAGATGAAGATTTTAGTGAGAACATAAACAATTCTCATATTATAAAAAAGAGTTCTATGGGAATGACTTTTTTTTGTGATAAAAATATAGAAAAATTATTAATTTATGTAAATGGGGCACGATACAGAGAAGTAAAAACTAGTGAATGTATGATAGCTTATAGTGGAGATTTATTGCCACTGAAAGAAGCAGAAGTAGGATCGTATGTTTCTTATGAAGAAGGCTTTTTGAAGTTGAAAAATAGATTTGATACAAAGGTTATAAATAAATTTGATGAAAATGGATACTTTGTAGATAGAGAAAATTTAAAAGATGCATTTTATAAGTTAGCAAAGCAAGGAAATACTTATAACAAAGCATATAAAAGAGTTCCTATAAATTTCACGAACCCTATAGAAGTATCTTTTGATAGAGGCAACTATGGTTTTTTTGAAATAAAAGAAGAACAATTAGAAGTATTTGTTTTAAAGAGAGAATATTATAAAAAATATAGTATCACAGTTATGTTAGTAAATAAAAATTCATCGAAAAATTCAGACGAAAATTATATCTTTCAACCAGAGATCATTGTAAATTCAGAAGATAATAATTTTAGATTTCTTAGTTCAAATATTAGTGAAAATAATGAAGATAAATTATTGAAATTATTATATAGAAATAAGCAAAGTTATGGATCAGGTCATGGAGTTTCAATAGATTTTTCGAAAATTGATACAAAAACAGGAATAGGAAAAATAAAGACTGATTATATGCCAATATACGAAGTTCCTAGTACTGACTTTAATATGAAAGAAATAAAATCAATCCAAGACTTAGTTTTACCAATGCTAAATTTATCAACTTTAAGTGATTTTAACAAGGATAAAATAATGGATTTATTAAATGGATTTATTAAAAGTTATAAAGAATGGATAGATAAAAAAGGAACTGAGATAGAAAATAAAAGCTTTGATAATATGTTTAAAGAAGTAGCTGGAGAGAATATTAAAAATTGTAAAATTTCTTATGATAGGATGAAAGAAGGTCTTAACTTATTAATCAATAATGCTAATGCATATAAATCATTTCAATTAGCCAATACAGCTATGCTGATTCAAAGAATACAATCTTATCATCCTAATGACTTGGAAAAGTGCAATTCAATTGATATGTATAAAAAATATGATATTAAGGAAGCAAAATGGAGAGGATTTCAATTAGCTTTTTTACTTATGACAATTCCATCTTTAGTAGATGATAAAAATGAGTATAGAGATGTTGTAGATTTAATCTGGATACCTACTGGTGGAGGAAAGACAGAAGCTTATTTAGGGGTATCTGCATTTACTATTTTTTATAGAAAAATAACCAAAGGAAAATCAGCAGGTGGAACAACCATAATAATGAGATATACTTTACGTTTATTAGCAGCTCAACAATTTGAAAGAGCAAGTATATTAATATGCGCTTGCGAATACTTAAGAGAAAAGGATGAAGAATTATTGGGCGACGAACCTATTTCAATAGGTTTATGGATTGGCTCATCACAAACTCCAAATACATTAAAAGATGCTAGATATGAAAAAACAGAACTTTCTAAAAATCAATATGCTGAAAATAAATTTCAACTTAGAGAGTGTCCATGGTGTAAAACAAAATTTACAATTAGTTCATATAATGTTTCCACAAGAGGAAACAAAACATTTGAATTTGATTGCCAAAACCATAATTGCCATTTCAAAGTCAAAGGAAGGTTACCTATTCAAATTATTGATGAATCATTATATAAGAAGCCACCAACATTATTATTTTCAACTGTTGATAAATTTGCAATGCTGGCTTGGAAAGGTGAAATTGCATCATTTTTTGGATTAGCTAGTGATAATGCATCTCCAGAATTAATAATACAAGATGAATTACATTTAATATCAGGACCATTAGGAACATTAGTTGGTTTATTTGAAACAGCTATAGATTATCTATGTAGTCAAAATGGTATTAAACCTAAAATAATAGCTTCTACCGCTACGATATGTGAAGCAGATGAACAAATAAAGAATGTTTACAAAAGAGCCGTAAAACAATTTCCATCACCAGGACTTGAAATAGAAGATTCATTTTTTACAAGAGAAAGTAATCTTGAAGATAATTTTGGAAGATTGTATGTTGGATTAACTGGAATTGGGCAAACACAGATTACTACAGAAATTAGAACATTTGCTTCTATATTACAAAAAATAGAAATGATGAATATGTCTGATGAAGAAAAAGATAAGTATTGGACTTTAGTATCATATTTTAATAGTATAAGGGAGTTAGGCAAGGCATCAACTATAATTTATGATGATGTAAAAGACTATATGATTCGTATGGCTAGAAGAATAAAGGATTCTAGAATAACTAGAAAAATATCAAGTGCTAGAGAATTAACTAGTAGAATAAGTTCATCTGAAATAGTTAAAACGCTAAAGGATTTGGAAACACACTACCCCAGTAAAGAAGCTATTAATATATTGTTGGCTACCAACATGATTTCAGTTGGAGTTGATGTTCCTAGATTAAATATAATGGCCATAATAGGACAACCTAAATTAACTTCAGAGTATATTCAAGCATCAAGCAGAGTTGGCCGTAGTGACCCAGGTATAGTATTTACATTATATGATGGAAGAAAATCTAGAGATGATTCACACTATGAAATATTTCAGGCGTATCACCAAGCATTTTATAAATACGTAGAACCAACAAGCATTACACCTTATTCAGAAGCAGCTATAGATAGAATGTTACATTCTATGTTTATTAGTATGATTAGACATAGCACCAGTTTAAATAGTGATGACTTTGCTATGAATTTTGAAATAGAGGATAATGATGTTGAAAAAATTAAAAATTATATTATAAATAGAGCAGAGGAAATAGAACCAACTAGTGTAGAATATATAAAAGATAAATTAAATAAAATAATAGAAAATTGGATAGATAAAAGTCAGAACAAAGAATATCCATTGAAATATGTGAAAGGTGAGAATCCATTAATAAGTGCGTTTTACGATAAGAGTGCAAAGCATCCTGGAATTGAAACAATGACATCAATGAGAAATGTTGATGGAGAAGCTGGTATTAGAATTTTAGAAAAAAGGGGAGATGAAAGTAATGAGTAA
- the drmB gene encoding DUF1998 domain-containing protein, whose amino-acid sequence MSNLENKYQIPIKKTRVRSSTLVFPFGTGAMIDLPDWVLMTVSGEHWDRKKLTTIHDERLEKILKVREFKSPVVKQSDKDLADEKKDKLYIPFVQFPTWYFCPKCRRFKPLKEWEQDYKRVNGDDAVMVIRPVCSKCRIKLAPARLVVACENGHIDDFPWIAWTHLKNHKKICENPKLKIKTSGVTSGLEGISVECESCNARVNLSGTFTGKDKNEFESLENIAKQKQLVDDDFSLKCKGNRPWDGTKDMNCGVYPTTTQRGATNIYFPKIESSIVIPPYSDKFTKMIEESDSFVTMNTELEFIEKRNLSNEEKEKTIKETIDKISEETNLNKYTVKKIVLRKLESSDDESLTTDKTKYKEDEYKALIGDLSYDIFNQADFKVEPVEGSNYGKSYIKKVVLVHRMKEVRVLTGFSRINGPDNNVMDSDDESNEGKCKIIRPLSDKNWYPAIEVNGEGIFIEFDDKLIGKWADENSEVLKRVNSLNKKYYKILSDRGFLLRKITPKFVLLHTLSHLIIKELSFKCGYSSTSLRERIYCNTESDNYNMSGIMIYTANGDAEGTLGGLVRQGKSDRLSKIIDNAIEKARFCSSDPVCIESLGQGRDGLNLSACFSCCLISETSCEEFNTLLDRALIVGTLDNERIGFFNSYK is encoded by the coding sequence ATGAGTAATCTTGAAAATAAATATCAAATTCCAATAAAGAAAACAAGGGTAAGATCGTCTACTTTGGTTTTTCCTTTTGGTACAGGCGCTATGATTGATTTACCAGACTGGGTTCTTATGACAGTTAGTGGAGAACATTGGGATAGGAAAAAATTAACAACTATACATGATGAAAGATTAGAGAAGATACTTAAAGTAAGAGAATTTAAATCACCAGTAGTTAAGCAATCAGATAAGGATTTGGCTGATGAAAAAAAAGATAAGTTATATATACCTTTTGTTCAATTTCCAACATGGTATTTTTGCCCAAAGTGCAGAAGGTTTAAACCATTAAAAGAATGGGAGCAAGATTATAAACGAGTTAATGGTGATGATGCAGTAATGGTAATAAGACCAGTTTGCTCAAAATGTAGAATAAAATTGGCACCAGCAAGACTTGTAGTTGCATGTGAAAATGGACATATTGATGATTTCCCATGGATTGCGTGGACTCATTTGAAAAATCATAAGAAGATATGTGAAAATCCTAAATTAAAAATTAAAACTAGTGGGGTAACATCAGGATTAGAGGGTATAAGTGTTGAATGTGAAAGTTGTAATGCTAGAGTAAATTTAAGTGGTACATTTACAGGGAAAGACAAAAATGAGTTTGAAAGTCTAGAAAATATAGCTAAACAAAAACAGTTAGTAGATGATGATTTTTCTTTGAAATGTAAGGGGAATAGACCTTGGGATGGTACTAAAGATATGAATTGTGGAGTATATCCAACTACTACACAAAGAGGAGCAACAAATATATATTTCCCTAAAATTGAAAGCTCAATAGTCATCCCACCATATTCAGATAAATTTACTAAAATGATTGAAGAGTCTGATAGCTTTGTGACTATGAATACAGAATTAGAATTCATAGAAAAACGAAATTTAAGCAATGAGGAGAAAGAAAAAACTATAAAAGAGACGATAGATAAAATTTCAGAAGAGACTAATTTAAATAAATATACAGTAAAAAAAATAGTATTAAGAAAATTAGAAAGTAGTGATGATGAAAGTTTAACTACAGATAAGACAAAATATAAGGAAGATGAATACAAGGCATTAATTGGTGATTTAAGTTATGATATTTTTAATCAAGCTGATTTTAAGGTAGAGCCAGTTGAAGGAAGTAATTATGGGAAAAGCTATATCAAAAAAGTTGTCCTAGTTCATAGAATGAAAGAAGTAAGAGTATTAACAGGATTTTCACGAATTAATGGACCAGATAATAATGTGATGGATAGTGATGATGAATCAAATGAAGGAAAATGCAAAATAATTAGACCATTATCAGATAAAAATTGGTATCCAGCCATTGAAGTTAATGGTGAAGGGATATTTATTGAATTTGATGATAAGTTAATAGGCAAATGGGCAGATGAAAATTCAGAAGTATTAAAACGAGTAAATAGTTTAAATAAAAAATATTACAAGATATTATCAGATAGAGGTTTTTTACTTAGAAAAATAACACCCAAATTTGTGTTGTTACATACACTTTCACATTTAATAATAAAAGAATTAAGTTTTAAATGTGGCTACAGTTCAACATCGCTTCGAGAACGTATATATTGTAATACAGAAAGCGATAATTACAATATGTCTGGAATTATGATATATACAGCAAATGGAGATGCAGAGGGGACATTAGGTGGATTGGTACGACAAGGCAAAAGCGACAGATTGTCTAAAATTATTGATAATGCAATAGAAAAGGCAAGATTTTGTTCGTCAGATCCTGTTTGTATAGAAAGTTTAGGTCAAGGAAGAGATGGCTTAAATTTATCAGCATGTTTTTCATGCTGTTTAATATCAGAAACAAGTTGTGAAGAATTTAATACTTTATTAGATAGGGCGTTAATAGTAGGAACATTAGATAATGAAAGAATAGGATTTTTTAATAGTTATAAGTAA
- a CDS encoding DNA cytosine methyltransferase: MNCIDLFAGAGGLSEGFHRAGFKFFAHVEMDEAASLTLKTRQACYYLKRNNRLDIYIAYISGNISREEFYLQIPDTVFRSVINAEINEETINSIFEQIDANRRGQDVDIIIGGPPCQAYSVIGRSRDPKGMSEDKRNYLYKEYIKFLMRYTPKLFVFENVLGLLSAQNGVIFNNMKKEFKNAGYNIDYKVLNAKEFGVLEHRKRIILMGWREDINFKYPEFNVINNNYTIRDLFKDLPVIKSGECSNLYKEKVTKCLEDTHIRTKEWDVLTQNISRPNNERDLEIYKLYIKVWNEEGRKLKYNELPEQLSTHSNKNSFLDRFNIVPYDNICHTVVAHIAKDGHYYIHPDINQNRSISVREAARIQSFPDDYYFESSRTAAFKQIGNAVPPLMAEIIAKEIKKKVNELL, translated from the coding sequence TTGAATTGTATTGATTTATTTGCAGGAGCAGGTGGATTATCTGAGGGATTTCATAGAGCAGGATTTAAGTTTTTTGCACATGTGGAAATGGATGAAGCGGCGAGTTTAACGTTAAAAACAAGACAAGCATGCTATTATTTAAAAAGAAATAATAGGCTTGATATATATATTGCTTATATTAGTGGAAATATAAGCAGAGAAGAATTTTATTTGCAGATACCTGATACAGTTTTTCGAAGTGTAATTAATGCAGAAATTAATGAAGAAACTATAAATAGTATTTTTGAACAGATTGATGCAAACCGCAGAGGACAGGATGTTGACATTATAATTGGTGGACCACCTTGCCAAGCCTATTCTGTTATAGGAAGATCAAGAGATCCTAAAGGAATGTCAGAAGATAAAAGAAATTATTTATATAAAGAATATATAAAGTTTCTTATGAGATATACTCCTAAATTGTTTGTATTTGAAAATGTGTTAGGATTATTATCAGCTCAAAATGGTGTAATATTCAATAATATGAAAAAAGAATTTAAAAATGCAGGGTATAATATTGACTATAAAGTATTAAATGCTAAAGAATTTGGTGTACTTGAACATAGAAAAAGAATTATATTAATGGGGTGGAGAGAAGATATTAATTTTAAATACCCGGAGTTTAATGTTATAAATAATAACTATACAATAAGAGATTTATTTAAGGATTTACCAGTTATAAAATCAGGTGAATGTTCGAATTTATACAAAGAAAAAGTTACAAAATGTTTGGAAGATACTCATATTAGGACAAAAGAATGGGATGTGTTAACCCAAAATATAAGTCGTCCTAACAATGAAAGAGATTTAGAAATATATAAATTATATATCAAAGTTTGGAATGAAGAAGGCCGAAAACTGAAATATAATGAATTACCAGAACAGTTATCAACTCATAGTAATAAGAATTCATTTCTTGATAGATTTAATATAGTACCATATGATAATATCTGTCATACAGTTGTAGCACATATAGCCAAAGATGGACATTATTATATTCATCCTGATATTAATCAAAATAGGTCTATAAGCGTAAGAGAAGCAGCAAGAATACAATCATTTCCTGATGATTATTATTTTGAATCATCAAGAACAGCTGCATTTAAGCAGATAGGAAATGCAGTTCCACCATTAATGGCAGAAATAATTGCAAAAGAAATTAAGAAAAAGGTGAACGAGTTATTATGA
- a CDS encoding ATP-binding protein, translated as MTNLDAITEKYKLTFSPRTITDALGSKIIELDAIVFSELIKNSRDAHSKNITINFENYKNTVSIEDNGNGMTSIYIKNNWGVVASDNKANDFSKLGGKGIGRFSVFKLCSKITIITKTEDSEELEFSINTAELLNLKSAENFEIKVTTNKMAKIFTTTNSKGTKIILENMNLISLDEIFSDLQNLILENSPTKQNLNINFIYPKDYVIQPIISTSDAKLLAPFKCTAYFNGNNLISYSFTAELNNVQVAFISESQKLSESFSKLDSNISLGKVYLQLNQFFLGNEFISHYGIDKNKLQTEFLDHFNGVSVYREDFKIFGLGNMDWLGLSERRIDKPTKHVNNKQIYSFVKLNSLDSNLLEEKTSREGFIRSKYLTYLKNAIMLIIKQFEDDALSYRKQLNKNPQLFESNINAEPLQWSSQISDNQKLTSHNTQDPSQIDDNQNLISQHTQEPNHVDDNQNLVSQLIQEPNHVDDNQNLVSQLTQGHYQANDSQNLGSQQSQESSQGLFKSYPKRSFNTSVIIDASFIVPDYAPEKIKKITYELQTVKSANTYSQALLLRCLLDITTNHGSKTLGIEFKEGDLKGSINKVLQHLGSNKLLNQKYIDRIRVAMNKDNIINYFNGIVHYPDYRTNYDAVKDIWDTFEPYIKYCIEKKMDES; from the coding sequence TTGACTAACTTAGATGCTATAACCGAAAAATATAAATTAACATTTTCGCCTAGAACAATTACTGACGCTTTAGGTAGTAAGATTATTGAATTAGATGCTATTGTTTTTTCAGAATTAATAAAAAATTCAAGAGATGCTCATTCAAAAAATATAACTATTAACTTTGAGAATTACAAAAATACTGTCTCAATTGAAGATAATGGAAATGGAATGACTTCAATTTATATTAAGAATAATTGGGGTGTTGTAGCTTCTGATAACAAAGCCAATGATTTTTCTAAATTAGGTGGGAAAGGCATTGGACGTTTTAGTGTATTTAAACTATGTAGTAAAATTACAATAATAACAAAAACAGAAGACTCTGAAGAATTAGAATTTTCTATAAATACTGCTGAATTACTTAATTTAAAATCTGCTGAAAATTTCGAGATTAAAGTAACCACAAATAAAATGGCAAAAATATTTACTACTACTAATTCAAAAGGAACAAAAATTATTCTTGAAAATATGAATTTAATTTCGCTGGATGAAATTTTTAGTGACTTACAAAATCTAATATTAGAAAACTCACCAACAAAGCAAAATTTAAATATTAACTTTATATATCCTAAAGATTATGTTATACAACCAATAATCTCAACTAGTGATGCAAAATTACTAGCGCCATTTAAATGTACTGCATATTTTAATGGCAATAATCTTATTAGTTATTCTTTTACTGCTGAATTAAATAATGTTCAAGTAGCGTTTATATCCGAATCCCAAAAGTTATCAGAAAGTTTTTCAAAATTAGATTCTAATATATCATTGGGAAAAGTTTATTTACAGCTCAATCAGTTCTTTTTAGGTAATGAATTTATTTCACATTACGGCATTGATAAAAATAAGCTTCAAACAGAATTTTTAGATCACTTTAATGGAGTTTCAGTTTATAGAGAAGATTTTAAGATATTTGGTTTAGGTAATATGGATTGGTTAGGGCTATCTGAACGCCGTATTGATAAACCTACAAAACATGTAAACAATAAGCAAATTTATAGTTTTGTAAAATTAAATTCCCTTGATTCTAATTTATTAGAAGAAAAGACCAGTAGAGAAGGTTTTATCCGAAGTAAATATCTTACTTACTTAAAAAATGCAATAATGTTGATAATAAAGCAATTTGAAGATGATGCCCTATCATACAGAAAACAGCTAAATAAGAATCCACAATTATTTGAATCTAATATTAATGCAGAACCACTTCAATGGTCTAGTCAAATTAGCGATAATCAAAAGCTTACTTCACATAATACTCAAGATCCTAGTCAAATTGATGATAATCAGAATCTTATTTCACAACATACTCAAGAACCTAATCACGTTGATGATAATCAGAACCTTGTTTCACAACTTATTCAAGAACCTAATCACGTTGATGATAATCAGAACCTTGTTTCACAACTTACTCAAGGACATTATCAAGCTAATGATAGTCAGAACCTTGGTTCACAGCAATCTCAAGAGTCTAGTCAAGGATTGTTTAAATCGTATCCAAAGCGATCATTTAATACTAGTGTTATTATAGATGCTAGCTTTATAGTACCTGATTATGCACCTGAAAAAATAAAAAAAATTACATATGAACTTCAAACAGTAAAAAGTGCTAATACTTATTCTCAGGCATTATTGTTAAGATGTTTACTTGATATAACTACCAATCATGGCAGTAAAACACTTGGAATAGAGTTTAAAGAAGGTGATTTGAAAGGTAGTATAAATAAAGTTCTCCAACATTTAGGTTCAAATAAATTACTAAATCAAAAATATATAGATAGAATACGTGTTGCAATGAATAAGGATAATATAATTAATTATTTCAATGGTATAGTTCATTATCCTGACTATAGAACTAATTATGATGCTGTAAAAGACATATGGGATACTTTCGAACCTTACATAAAATACTGTATAGAAAAAAAGATGGACGAGTCATAA
- a CDS encoding DNA cytosine methyltransferase, giving the protein MKRIAISFFAGAGGLDLGIHKAGFDVKLSVELEPKYCETLKNNNPTFNVVSGDIMEYSKDRIYEMAKLKSNQEITLLFGGSPCQSFSTAGKRKAFSDERGKAMLKFVELVEEVKPKAFLLENVKGLLSAPLKHRQLNERGKDFAPLDEAEQKGGALKYLLSNFKDYNVTYKVVNSAEYGVPQKRERVIFVGIRKDLNKKFEFPLATNGETTGVPFVTILEAIKDLKDINHTYVKYSEDRLKYMKLIPKGGGNWRDLDTSIVEKAMGGAYQSGGGKTGYFRRVKANEPSPTLLTSPIQKSTNIGHPFEDRPLSIQEYLRIQGFPDDYKVNGTINNQYTQIGNAVPVKIATIIGKKIIEILEK; this is encoded by the coding sequence ATGAAAAGAATAGCTATTTCATTTTTCGCTGGAGCTGGAGGATTAGATTTAGGGATACATAAAGCTGGTTTTGACGTGAAATTAAGTGTAGAATTAGAACCTAAATATTGTGAAACACTAAAAAATAACAATCCTACGTTTAATGTTGTTAGTGGCGATATAATGGAATACTCAAAAGATAGAATTTATGAAATGGCAAAACTAAAAAGTAATCAAGAGATAACATTATTATTTGGTGGAAGTCCATGTCAAAGCTTTAGTACTGCAGGTAAGAGAAAAGCTTTTTCTGATGAAAGAGGAAAGGCAATGCTAAAGTTTGTTGAATTAGTTGAAGAGGTTAAGCCAAAAGCATTTTTACTTGAAAATGTTAAAGGACTGCTTTCTGCGCCTTTAAAACATAGACAATTAAATGAAAGAGGTAAAGATTTTGCACCATTAGATGAAGCAGAACAAAAGGGCGGTGCATTAAAATATTTATTAAGCAATTTTAAAGACTATAATGTAACATATAAAGTAGTTAATTCAGCAGAATATGGTGTTCCACAGAAAAGAGAAAGAGTTATTTTTGTAGGAATAAGAAAAGATTTAAATAAGAAATTTGAATTTCCTTTAGCAACAAATGGTGAAACAACAGGAGTACCATTTGTTACAATTCTTGAAGCCATAAAGGATTTAAAAGATATTAATCATACATATGTAAAATATTCTGAAGATAGGCTAAAGTATATGAAGCTAATACCAAAAGGCGGAGGAAATTGGAGAGATTTAGATACAAGCATAGTAGAAAAAGCAATGGGTGGAGCTTATCAATCTGGTGGTGGAAAAACAGGTTATTTTAGAAGAGTAAAAGCTAATGAACCTTCTCCAACGTTACTAACATCACCAATTCAAAAAAGCACTAATATAGGTCATCCTTTTGAAGATAGACCTTTAAGTATTCAGGAATATCTTAGAATTCAAGGATTTCCAGACGACTATAAGGTTAATGGAACAATAAATAATCAATATACTCAAATTGGGAATGCAGTACCTGTAAAAATAGCAACAATAATAGGAAAAAAAATAATAGAAATTTTAGAAAAGTAG
- a CDS encoding TdeIII family type II restriction endonuclease: protein MNNETKKKVKQQLSDVMERILIKRTEKEPFNEEDIKQNNPFGYRLVPVEVWKGSKFERSFVTSLGQGIFEQIAKIIAEGSGSEAENQYVREINLNTWQIEQIDSILKKQRHKNISKKKISDKSLDIKTVKEEVSVLRELETDRYENVSVLFDLYIKRQDGKEEFYSLKTVKPNLDQTETAKKDMLRLMTAEDAQAFFALPYNPAGDGNLYKSIHAIPYKLFDMDNDENVLIGRELWNKIGQADTTYDELLELFDEIGGIYRTRIRKEYFEI, encoded by the coding sequence ATGAATAATGAAACGAAAAAAAAGGTTAAACAACAACTTAGTGATGTTATGGAAAGAATTTTAATAAAGAGAACCGAGAAAGAACCATTTAATGAAGAAGATATAAAACAAAATAACCCATTTGGATATAGACTTGTTCCTGTAGAAGTGTGGAAAGGTTCTAAATTTGAACGTTCTTTTGTAACTTCATTGGGGCAAGGAATATTTGAACAAATCGCTAAAATAATAGCAGAAGGATCAGGGTCTGAAGCTGAAAATCAATATGTGAGGGAAATTAATTTAAATACTTGGCAAATAGAACAGATTGACAGTATTCTAAAGAAGCAAAGACATAAAAATATAAGTAAGAAAAAAATATCTGATAAATCGTTAGATATAAAAACAGTTAAAGAAGAAGTAAGTGTTCTTAGAGAATTAGAAACAGATAGATATGAAAATGTAAGTGTACTATTTGATTTGTATATAAAAAGACAGGATGGAAAAGAGGAGTTTTATTCATTAAAGACAGTGAAACCTAATTTAGATCAAACAGAAACTGCTAAAAAAGATATGTTAAGATTAATGACAGCAGAAGATGCACAAGCATTTTTCGCATTGCCATATAATCCAGCTGGAGATGGTAATTTATATAAAAGCATTCATGCTATTCCATATAAATTATTCGATATGGATAATGACGAAAATGTATTGATAGGAAGAGAACTGTGGAATAAAATAGGGCAAGCAGATACTACATATGATGAGTTACTAGAGCTATTTGATGAGATTGGTGGAATATATAGAACTAGGATAAGAAAAGAATATTTTGAAATATAA
- a CDS encoding type II toxin-antitoxin system RelE/ParE family toxin, producing MLFIFMCLKSIDLASKNYGSDIARKIIQRLYEIQAANSLNDLNRLPPTRCHRLKGNKKFTSQNMISKLSIINFAKSIGIHPCMIVGRLQHDEYIGYNQYTELIPKIS from the coding sequence TTGTTATTTATTTTCATGTGCCTCAAAAGCATAGATTTAGCTTCAAAAAATTATGGTAGTGATATTGCACGAAAAATTATTCAAAGACTATATGAAATACAAGCTGCTAACTCTTTAAATGATTTAAATAGACTACCACCAACTAGATGCCATAGACTTAAAGGAAATAAAAAATTCACCTCTCAAAATATGATTTCAAAACTAAGTATTATTAATTTTGCAAAATCAATTGGAATTCACCCTTGTATGATTGTTGGTAGATTACAACATGATGAGTATATTGGTTACAATCAATATACTGAACTAATACCCAAAATATCTTAA